Within the Bradyrhizobium ottawaense genome, the region CAGGACAACGCCAGCGTCGAGGCAAAGGTGACCACCCGGCGCGAGGCCGAGAGCGCGGCTTCCAGCGGAACGACGACCAGCCAGACCGCGGCAAAGGACTCGATGCCGCCGGTGGTCATGGCGATCATCATCACCAGACCCGCCAGAGCCAGCGACGACAGGATATGCGCGCCTTCGTAACGGCCGGTGCGCGACAGGAACCAGGACAGCAGAATCGGCGCGATCAGCCAGGCGAAGGCCGCGACCTCGATCGCCGAGGGCGCGCCGCGCATCGCCAGATAGATCGGAAACGCCGCCAGCGCGACCAGGCTGCCAAGCAGCCGCGGCGCCATGAACGCGCGATGACGCGCGCGTGTCAGCGCATCATATCGTGCGGAGGGATGCAGCAGCGCATCGAGACAATCGCGGATGATACTCAAAACAGTCACAGCACTCGCGCTTCGGTTTGGTCGTCGAACAGACGCGCCGGAACGCCCCCTTTATCTTCGCGCACCGTGTCAGAGCGAACTTAAGCGAACGCTAAGGCCCGGCGGCGGAGCGGAAAACACCGCGCATTCGCGGAGCTTTCGCTGCATCCGTACCCCTCATTTGACGCGGATGGTGAACGACAGGTTTAGAGCCGCATCGATCTATGGTTTCGAAATGGTGGACGCGCCGCCCGCACGCATTTTCGGACGTTTTCGCCATCAATCGAATATTTACACCGAATCTATTCATTCGGGTTTTTCGCGAGTTTTCAGCAAATTTTCTGCGCCTTTACCTCAATGCAAACACTTGCGGTTTATCGAGCGCTGTTAATCAGGAACCAACCTGCGGCATCTCCGCAGCAAGAAGAGACGACCGGGATCGCGAGATGTTCTTTCTGCTTCGCATGGCATTCTGGCTCGGGCTTGTGCTCGTGCTGCTGCCCAGGGACAAGACCCCTGAATCGGACAAGCTGCCGCAGATCGGCGCTTCCGAGGCCGTATCGGCCGCGACCGCTGCGGTCTCGGACGTGAGCCAGTTCTGCAAGCGCCAGCCGGCAGCCTGCGAGGTCGGCGGCCAAGCCGCGACCGTGATCGGCCAGCGCGCGCAGGAAGGCGCACGCAAGCTCTACAAGATCATCACCGACAAGAAGTCGCCGGATCACACCGGCTCGATCGGCAATGCCGACGAGGCGGAAGCCGCGACCGCCAACGCCTCGCCCCGCGACACCCTGACAGCGGACGACATGACGGTCGAATGGCAGGTTCCGCCGACGCCGTAGCCGCAAATAACGCCACGGAGCAGGTTCCATTTTCGTCGCTTTCGCGTGTCCCGCACCCTATATAGGCCTTCAGAACGGATGCAGGCCACGATGACGACGATCGACGAAATCAGGGACAATTTTGCGCTGCTGGACGAGTGGGACGACCGCTACCGGTACGTCATCGAACTCGGCCGCACGCTCGATCCGATGCCGGAGGCCGAGCACTCCGCCGCCAACAAGGTCAACGGCTGCGCCAGCCAGGTCTGGCTCTCCAAGCAGCTCGACCGCGGCCCCGACAGCGAACCGCACCTGAACTATCTCGGCGACAGCGACGCGCATATCGTGCGCGGCCTGATCGCGATCCTGCTCACGCTG harbors:
- a CDS encoding DUF5330 domain-containing protein, translated to MFFLLRMAFWLGLVLVLLPRDKTPESDKLPQIGASEAVSAATAAVSDVSQFCKRQPAACEVGGQAATVIGQRAQEGARKLYKIITDKKSPDHTGSIGNADEAEAATANASPRDTLTADDMTVEWQVPPTP
- a CDS encoding SufE family protein — translated: MTTIDEIRDNFALLDEWDDRYRYVIELGRTLDPMPEAEHSAANKVNGCASQVWLSKQLDRGPDSEPHLNYLGDSDAHIVRGLIAILLTLYSGRTPQQILSTDAIAVFDEFGFREHLTPQRSNGLRSMVERIRSDAREALAAAS